Proteins encoded in a region of the Micropterus dolomieu isolate WLL.071019.BEF.003 ecotype Adirondacks linkage group LG09, ASM2129224v1, whole genome shotgun sequence genome:
- the sh3bp5lb gene encoding SH3 domain-binding protein 5-like: MEPGTWRENPNAAWCPKPTGLREETPGEEAEGGDGSTVMLKRRGVDEDTAEEVKAQCEDDEKHFKAGGEDDAGKHEEELDPRIQEELEHLNQASDEINKLELQLDDARSSYRRILTDSARKLNAQGSQLGACIEKARPYYEARRLAKEAQQETQKAALRYERAVSMHTAAREMVYVAEQGLLADRNTMDPTWQEMLNHATAKVNEAEEERLRSEREHQRVTQLCQDAEARVQTLQKTLKKVILKSKPYFELKAQFNHILEEHKAKVVQLEEQVAKAKARYSVALRNLEQISEQIHAQRGRITASRAHPEVCGGRSSPVGAEAEVRVAIGIHISSCAGVGGIESDWADGEKTRLWVERHRESGWGQRERLEAEQAGSDCASVISLQTIASDLEKCDSVEHLGELSDTGSVLGEDWDRNRKPNERPVGGEVVTEGPQEAGVHHEKGVVGKEKQESFVKQHHRSVSL, encoded by the exons ATGGAGCCGGGGACCTGGCGTGAAAATCCGAACGCCGCGTGGTGCCCTAAACCGACCGGCTTGCGGGAGGAGACCCCAGGGGAAGAGGCGGAAGGCGGGGACGGGAGCACCGTGATGCTGAAGCGAAGAGGAGTTGACGAAGACACCGCGGAGGAGGTGAAAGCGCAGTGTGAGGACGACGAGAAGCATTTTAAAGCCGGAGGGGAAGACGATGCTGGCAAACACGAGGAGGAACTGGACCCAAGAATTCAG gaggagctggagcacCTCAACCAGGCCAGCGATGAGATCAACAagctggagctgcagctggat GATGCCAGGTCCAGCTACAGGAGGATTCTTACTGATTCTGCCAGGAAGCTCAATGCTCAGGGCTCCCAGCTTGGTGCCTGCATTGAGAAAGCAAGGCCCTACTATGAAGCCCGAAGACTTGCCAAAGAG GCCCAACAAGAAACCCAGAAGGCAGCTCTGAGATATGAGAGGGCCGTATCCATGCACACTGCTGCCAGAGAGATGGTTTATGTGGCAGAGCAGGGCCTCTTGGCTGACAGGAACACCATGGACCCAACCTGGCAGGAGATGCTCAACCATGCCACTGCCAAG GTGAACGAGGCAGAAGAGGAGCGCCTCCGCAGTGAGCGGGAGCACCAACGAGTCACACAGCTCTGCCAGGATGCAGAGGCTCGAGTCCAGACCCTCCAGAAAACCTTGAAGAAGGTCATCCTCAAATCCAAACCTTACTTTGAACTCAAGGCTCAGTTCAATCATATTTTGGAG GAACATAAGGCTAAAGTAGTACAGCTGGAGGAGCAGGTGGCAAAAGCAAAAGCTCGTTACTCTGTGGCTCTGCGGAACCTGGAGCAGATCAGCGAGCAGATCCATGCACAGAGGGGGCGAATCACGGCCAGCAGGGCCCATCCTGAAGTCTGCGGGGGACGGAGCTCCCCAGTGGGTGCTGAGGCTGAGGTCAGAGTCGCCATCGGGATTCACATCAGTAGCTGTGCGGGAGTCGGTGGGATAGAGAGTGACTGGGCGGACGGTGAGAAAACCAGGCTTTGGGTGGAGAGGCACAGAGAGAGTGGCTGGGGACAGAGGGAGCGACTAGAGGCGGAGCAGGCCGGCTCAGACTGCGCGTCAGTCATTAGCCTGCAGACCATCGCCTCTGACCTGGAAAAGTGTGACTCGGTGGAGCACCTGGGTGAGCTGAGTGACACGGGGAGCGTGCTGGGTGAGGATTGGGACCGCAACAGGAAACCTAATGAGAGGCCAGTCGGCGGGGAGGTGGTGACCGAGGGGCCCCAGGAGGCGGGGGTCCACCATGAGAAGGGAGTGGTTGGTAAAGAGAAGCAGGAGAGTTTTGTCAAGCAGCACCACAGGAGTGTTAGTCTATGA